A single region of the Candidatus Bathyarchaeota archaeon genome encodes:
- a CDS encoding acyl-CoA dehydrogenase, with protein MDFELTEEQVVIKKAVKEFCEKELTPELALELDEKEEYPMVLYKKAAKLGFTSMRFPEEYGGQGYGVLEDCLVTEEMCRADPGLGVAVTFGTLMFPDVLLKHGTEEQRQKYIPPLCTGEKICAAAFSEPEHGSDITRMDTTAVKSGNEWVINGSKEFITNAPVADFFCVLCQTDPKVTPSHRGESMFAVDRGTLGLDVTKLKGKMGIKPCVTGSLSLSDVKVPETNLIGELSKGFYYALELFDETRIAVAAQAVGMAQGALERAFSYAKERKQFGSPIIQFQGISFKLADMATKIETARLITYKAAWLFDQGKMDPMITAMAKAYASRVAMDVTDEAIQIHGGYGYLADYHVERFHRCAKITEI; from the coding sequence GAGGAATACCCTATGGTGCTTTACAAGAAAGCCGCTAAGCTAGGGTTCACCAGTATGAGATTTCCGGAAGAGTACGGCGGCCAGGGATATGGTGTGCTCGAGGATTGTTTGGTGACTGAGGAGATGTGCCGAGCCGACCCTGGACTAGGTGTTGCAGTAACATTTGGAACCCTCATGTTCCCGGATGTGCTACTGAAACATGGAACCGAAGAACAGAGACAAAAATATATTCCACCCTTATGTACAGGCGAAAAAATATGCGCAGCAGCGTTTAGTGAGCCAGAGCATGGAAGCGACATCACACGCATGGACACAACCGCTGTAAAAAGTGGAAACGAATGGGTGATCAATGGCAGCAAAGAGTTCATCACAAATGCTCCTGTTGCGGACTTCTTCTGCGTACTTTGCCAAACAGACCCTAAGGTTACTCCTTCACATAGAGGTGAAAGCATGTTTGCCGTGGATAGAGGCACGCTAGGACTAGATGTTACTAAACTGAAAGGTAAGATGGGAATCAAACCGTGTGTAACAGGTTCTCTTTCATTGAGCGACGTTAAGGTACCTGAAACAAACCTTATCGGCGAGTTAAGCAAAGGTTTCTACTATGCACTTGAACTCTTTGATGAAACTAGGATCGCTGTCGCTGCTCAAGCTGTCGGCATGGCCCAAGGAGCACTTGAACGCGCCTTTAGCTACGCCAAAGAGAGAAAGCAGTTTGGATCGCCAATCATACAGTTTCAGGGCATATCATTCAAGTTAGCTGATATGGCAACGAAAATCGAGACAGCAAGGCTGATCACTTACAAGGCTGCATGGTTGTTCGATCAAGGAAAAATGGATCCAATGATTACTGCCATGGCGAAGGCGTACGCGAGTAGAGTTGCAATGGATGTCACAGACGAAGCTATTCAAATACATGGAGGATATGGCTATCTGGCGGATTATCATGTTGAGCGATTTCACCGTTGTGCAAAGATAACTGAAATCTA